One stretch of Marinobacterium iners DNA includes these proteins:
- the orn gene encoding oligoribonuclease, with amino-acid sequence MALKENLVWVDLEMTGLNPDTDRIIEMAAIVTDADLNLIAEGPVIAVHQPDAVLSRMDEWCTRQHGQSGLTDRVRASTISEAEAEQQMLAFLLQYSEKGASPMCGNSIGQDRRFLWRHMPELEAFFHYRNLDVSTIKELAKRWKPGILDGFKKQGAHLALDDIRESIEELRHYRRHFFRL; translated from the coding sequence ATGGCGCTGAAGGAAAATCTGGTTTGGGTGGATCTGGAAATGACCGGCCTGAATCCGGACACAGACCGGATCATTGAAATGGCTGCCATCGTGACGGATGCGGATCTGAATCTGATTGCGGAGGGGCCGGTGATCGCGGTACACCAGCCAGACGCCGTATTGTCGCGCATGGATGAATGGTGTACCCGCCAGCATGGCCAGTCCGGGCTGACTGACAGGGTGCGTGCCAGCACTATATCCGAGGCCGAGGCGGAACAGCAGATGCTGGCATTTCTGCTGCAATACAGTGAAAAGGGTGCATCACCCATGTGCGGCAACAGTATTGGTCAGGATCGCCGCTTTCTCTGGCGTCATATGCCTGAACTGGAGGCTTTCTTCCATTACCGAAACCTTGATGTGAGCACGATCAAGGAGCTGGCCAAGCGCTGGAAGCCTGGCATTCTGGATGGCTTCAAAAAGCAGGGCGCGCATTTGGCGCTTGATGATATCCGCGAGTCGATCGAAGAGCTGCGCCACTATCGTCGGCATTTCTTCCGCCTTTGA
- the rsgA gene encoding small ribosomal subunit biogenesis GTPase RsgA, translating into MGKRKVNRRQAWRIDKIQSERAARAERKDALIEDQLEGGELGPEQHGLIISHFGRQVDVEALEGESKGEILRCHLRTHLGQLVTGDRVIWRRSPDSGVVVAALDRHSELLRPNNHGELKPVAANIDFIVIVIAVEPYAHANLIDRYLVAAEASDIEPVLLLNKADLLNDENRQRLEPLLEQYRSLGYRTLQASTASSHGLDELKALLADHISVFVGQSGVGKSSLINSLLPGADLRVGALSEQSRKGKHTTTTARLFHFPDGGDLIDSPGIREFGLWHMTEDQVLSGFRELADLQGHCRFRDCRHEQEPGCTFLEAVDNGSISEQRFNSYRQILNSMQDNR; encoded by the coding sequence ATGGGAAAACGCAAGGTTAATCGTCGCCAGGCTTGGCGCATCGACAAGATTCAGTCTGAACGGGCTGCCCGCGCAGAGCGTAAAGACGCCCTGATTGAGGATCAGCTGGAAGGGGGCGAACTGGGCCCTGAGCAGCATGGTCTGATCATTTCCCACTTTGGCCGCCAGGTCGATGTGGAGGCACTTGAGGGTGAGAGCAAGGGCGAGATCTTGCGTTGCCATCTGCGTACCCATCTGGGCCAACTGGTCACAGGCGACCGCGTCATCTGGCGTCGTTCCCCTGACAGCGGTGTTGTAGTGGCCGCACTTGATCGTCACAGTGAACTGCTGCGCCCCAACAACCATGGCGAATTGAAACCGGTCGCTGCCAACATCGACTTTATCGTCATTGTTATCGCCGTGGAGCCTTATGCGCATGCCAACCTGATTGATCGCTATCTGGTTGCGGCCGAGGCCAGCGACATTGAGCCGGTGCTGCTGCTGAACAAGGCCGATCTGCTCAATGACGAGAACCGCCAGCGGCTTGAGCCTCTGCTGGAGCAGTACCGTTCACTCGGCTACCGCACGCTGCAGGCATCGACGGCCAGCAGCCATGGCCTGGATGAATTGAAGGCCCTGCTGGCCGATCACATCAGCGTGTTTGTAGGCCAGTCCGGCGTGGGCAAATCATCCCTGATCAACAGCCTGCTTCCCGGTGCCGATCTGCGTGTCGGCGCACTTTCAGAACAGTCCCGCAAGGGCAAGCACACTACCACCACTGCACGGCTGTTCCACTTCCCGGATGGCGGGGACCTGATTGACTCACCCGGCATCCGCGAATTCGGCCTCTGGCACATGACTGAAGATCAGGTGCTCAGCGGCTTTCGTGAATTGGCGGATCTGCAGGGGCACTGTCGCTTCAGAGACTGCCGGCACGAGCAGGAGCCGGGGTGCACATTCCTTGAAGCGGTCGATAACGGCAGTATCAGTGAGCAGCGCTTCAACAGCTACCGCCAGATTCTCAATTCCATGCAGGACAACCGCTGA
- a CDS encoding HDOD domain-containing protein has translation MSSTPCLYGSEAWTEYLAERTLPVRVSILTRFKRLLQDDNTTLQQLSQLIRSDPVLSLQVTRIAQKLHAAKGSSVTSIDHAVNSVGLDQLALLAEGLQSLKISPRNMQQKMYFRAIADSLHASSQAAELCRQRGLPFVEEVRLAALLYGFGHWLLWLHAPLHKHEYQKKVLLEKVDVALAEQDVFGCTVQALSAELAKHWGLPELTLAALDHDTSPSRSDLQLLHRRALKDPRLGQLEQREINQLTQERFFPVKLGNWLALTSTRGWQSKKTLRLYDIAADFLSWPRDRLVAQLHQTCAEASRQYHVPGTLSPAAQMLFLPSEETLSGLIESRELQQLKQHYPPPEKPVLKKPEPPREEHHTRERPAVTTHASEGLYTQILQRLQDGYSLYTKPAHILQALLQGLHQGLGLGRIALLLINPKKRLLHCARTLGIADTAAINQLIIDIEIPSLFKRLTDKPAGIWLDRAKRKTLRPMLPDPFIEAAHSGDYLLMSVFHKGEPLAILYADDGDDAEHLSEFQYEQFRQLCAAATLALKRL, from the coding sequence ATGAGCAGCACCCCATGCCTCTACGGGTCCGAAGCCTGGACCGAGTATCTGGCCGAACGCACCCTGCCGGTCCGGGTCAGCATACTGACCCGATTCAAGCGCCTGCTGCAGGATGACAACACAACGCTGCAACAGTTGTCGCAACTGATCCGTTCCGACCCAGTACTGAGCCTTCAGGTCACGCGCATTGCGCAAAAATTACATGCTGCCAAGGGCTCAAGCGTTACCAGCATCGACCACGCTGTCAACTCAGTGGGGCTCGATCAACTAGCCTTGCTGGCAGAGGGCCTGCAAAGCCTCAAGATCAGCCCACGCAACATGCAGCAAAAAATGTACTTCCGTGCCATCGCCGACAGCCTGCACGCCTCCAGCCAGGCAGCCGAACTGTGCCGGCAACGCGGATTGCCTTTCGTCGAGGAGGTACGGCTGGCTGCTCTGCTGTATGGCTTTGGTCACTGGCTGCTGTGGCTGCATGCGCCGCTACACAAGCATGAATATCAGAAAAAGGTACTGCTGGAAAAAGTGGATGTTGCACTGGCAGAGCAGGATGTGTTTGGTTGCACGGTACAGGCACTCAGTGCCGAGTTGGCAAAACACTGGGGCCTGCCAGAGCTCACTCTGGCTGCGCTGGACCACGACACCTCCCCATCGCGTTCCGACCTGCAGCTGCTGCATCGTCGCGCCTTGAAAGACCCCAGACTGGGCCAACTGGAACAACGCGAAATCAATCAGCTGACTCAGGAGCGCTTTTTCCCGGTCAAACTGGGCAACTGGCTGGCTCTGACCAGCACCCGCGGCTGGCAAAGCAAGAAAACTCTTCGCCTCTACGACATCGCCGCCGACTTTCTGAGCTGGCCACGCGACAGACTGGTCGCACAGCTGCACCAGACCTGTGCCGAGGCCTCACGCCAGTATCATGTACCCGGAACCCTGAGCCCGGCAGCACAGATGCTTTTTCTTCCCTCTGAAGAAACCCTCTCGGGGCTGATCGAGAGCCGGGAACTGCAACAACTTAAGCAGCATTACCCGCCACCCGAGAAACCCGTGCTCAAGAAACCCGAGCCGCCCCGCGAAGAGCACCATACACGTGAGCGCCCCGCAGTCACCACTCATGCGAGTGAGGGTCTCTACACACAGATCCTGCAGCGTCTTCAGGATGGCTATTCACTCTATACCAAGCCGGCACACATACTGCAGGCGTTGCTGCAGGGGTTACACCAGGGCCTCGGTCTTGGTCGCATAGCCCTGTTGCTGATCAACCCTAAAAAACGGCTTTTACACTGTGCTCGCACGCTGGGGATAGCTGATACGGCGGCGATCAACCAGCTCATAATCGACATCGAAATTCCGAGCCTGTTCAAGCGCCTGACCGACAAGCCTGCCGGCATATGGCTGGACAGAGCCAAACGCAAAACCCTGCGCCCGATGCTGCCGGATCCCTTTATTGAGGCGGCACACAGCGGTGATTATTTGCTGAT